Genomic window (Paenibacillus sp. PK3_47):
CTTATCCCGTGCAGGCTGCCGGTGAAATCATTGACATGATCATGCCCGCAAAAGGTGCCGGCCACATCGCCCATCTCAAGCAGCGCTGTAAATAATCCGGAATTCACATGCGGTGAGCATACCCGCTCGTATTTATGCCCGTAACAGGTCTGTGTGTTCCACATCTCCAGATATTCGGGAACCGGAATATGAAAGAATGCCAGTGCAGGCAGTCTGGGGTTCCTGTTCCGCGGATTCAGCCGCTCCGATTCACCCGCCAGCCAGTTGATCTGATTCCGCCGGACCCAGTTATAGCCCGGAATTTGTTCATGTTCGGAATAGGCGCCGGAATCCAGAAAATAGAGCAGGGCTGCAGAGCCGCCGCCGGGACCTCCGATCTCAAGCGTGTAATTGCCTGAACCGGAAAGCTCCTCAGGGCCGGCTGCGGCCAGGCATTGTGGATGCTCCAGGGCAATCTTCATGAGCTCTTCCCGGGAAATCCGGTTTTCGGTGTCGTGATTGCCAAATACAAAGGCCCAGGGAATACCGGATTTCTCTGCTGCGTCTACGGCCCCGCGGAAAGCGGCGGCAGGATCTTCGCAATCTTTTTCGCCTGGTGACACGGGGCCGGTATAAATCAGATCGCCTGTGAACACGACAAGATCCGGCTGCTCTGCCTCCAAAATACGCTCCATCAGTTCCCGGGTACGCTGGTCTTCAGCCCTTCCGTCCATCCAGTGCAGGTCGGTAAATTGGACCATCGTAAAGGTTCCGTCCTCCCGGAAGGCTAATTTTTCACTCATACGCTAACTCCTCTCTTAAGCGGCAGATCAGCCGATCCACACGCGCTGTGTGAAGTGGTCGCCGGAGTTCCGTCCGATCATAATATCAAACTCTCCGGGCTCAAACACGTACTGGTTGTCCCTGCCGTAGAACATCAGCATATCTCGTGTAACGGTAAAAGAGACCTGCCGCTTCTCATGTGCAGCCAGGGATACCTGGAGGAAACCCTTCAGTTCTTTGACCGGACGCACGACACTTGCGCTGACATCACGGATATAGAGCTGTACGGTTTCTTTGCCGGCGATGTCTGAAGTGTTCTCCACGACTACGGACGCGATGGTGTCTCCGGTATTTTCCACGCTGAAGCTGCTGTATTCAAAGCTGGAATAGCTCAGGCCATAGCCGAAGCAGAACAACGGATCATTGGGGCAATCCAGGTAACGGCTCACATAGCGGATCTGCGGATATCCGGGATCAAAAGGCCGTCCTGTCTGATAAGCATTATAATACACCGGAATTTGTCCCACACTATACGGAAAGCTCATCGATAGTCGCCCGGATGGATTGTAATCCCCGAACAGCACATCTGCCAGGGCATTCCCCGATTCGCTCCCCAGGAACCAGGCTTGTACAAGGGCATCGCTGGCTTCCAGAACAGGCTTCAGCTCCAGCGGACGTCCGCTGAATACGATGGTGACTACACGTTTACCGGTTTCCTTCAGACGCAGGATCAGTTTCTCCTGATTAGTGGACAGACGCAGGCCGGATTTGCTGGCACCTTCTCCGGTATCATGCTGGTTCTCCCCGACAGCAGCGAGAATAACATCACAATCCTTCAGCCGGTTATAAGCGTCCTCGGTTTCATCTTCAACATCAAATACGCCCTCAAGCATGCTTCCCAGCTCACCGGTCATAGCAGTAAGAACATCTGCAGCTGAAGTTTTCCGGACAATTCCCTCATAAAGGGAGACCGCGGAATCCTTCACTGTACCAGACCAGCCTCCGAGCACCTGAACAGAGGTGGCGAAGGGGCCGGCCAGTCCGATCTTCATGCCGCGCTGCAGAGGTAATGCAGCCTGATCATTCTTCAGCAGCACTACTGAGCTTGCCGCAAGCACACGGGCGGCCCGGCGGTGCTCCGGATCCGGGCCGGCAGCCTCGTCGGCTTCGGGATCAGCATCCTTGAACGGATTCTCGAACAAACCGAGTGCGTCCTTAAGCTCCAGCACCCGGATGACCGCTTCATCAATCAAAGTGCTGTCCAGCTTGCCTTCTTCTACCAGGGCTGCGGCATGATTAATATAGTGGGTGGACATCATCTCCATATCCAGGCCCGCAGTCAGGCTTTTTTCAGCTGCTTCGCTGCCGTCCTGTGCGGCACCGTGGGGAACCAGCTCATTGACAGAATTGAAGTCAGCGATGGTTACGCCGTCAAAGCCCCATTCTTCCCGCAGAATGCCGCGGAGCAGCTGTTCATTTCCGGAAGCCGGGATACGGTCTACCGTATTGAACGAAGCCATCACCATGGCTGCACCGGCATCTATGGCTGCTTTGTAGGCTGGCAGATAATATTCGCGGAACACACCGGAAGACATGTCTACCGTGTTATATTCGCGGCCGCCTTCCGGGGCGCCATATGCGGCAAAATGCTTCACGCAGGCTGCAATCCGCCCCTTGTCTTTGAGGTCCATTC
Coding sequences:
- a CDS encoding metallophosphoesterase family protein gives rise to the protein MSEKLAFREDGTFTMVQFTDLHWMDGRAEDQRTRELMERILEAEQPDLVVFTGDLIYTGPVSPGEKDCEDPAAAFRGAVDAAEKSGIPWAFVFGNHDTENRISREELMKIALEHPQCLAAAGPEELSGSGNYTLEIGGPGGGSAALLYFLDSGAYSEHEQIPGYNWVRRNQINWLAGESERLNPRNRNPRLPALAFFHIPVPEYLEMWNTQTCYGHKYERVCSPHVNSGLFTALLEMGDVAGTFCGHDHVNDFTGSLHGIRLSYGRATGFNTYGKEGFMRGARVIKLTLGRREFDTWLRLEDGSVMQQPVHEPDINAPEH
- the bglX gene encoding beta-glucosidase BglX, whose translation is MTKPFIQQLVNEMTLEEKLAQLTQLGPHYWGLDDTVDLTGPFKELNIQPHVMNSIGSVLNGVGAKNVIELQTRHLASSRLPVPLLFMADVIHGYRTILPIPLAMGCSFDLEACERFAEISAREAAAAGIHVTFSPMTDLVRDPRWGRVMETTGEDPYLNARMAERMVRGYQGMDLKDKGRIAACVKHFAAYGAPEGGREYNTVDMSSGVFREYYLPAYKAAIDAGAAMVMASFNTVDRIPASGNEQLLRGILREEWGFDGVTIADFNSVNELVPHGAAQDGSEAAEKSLTAGLDMEMMSTHYINHAAALVEEGKLDSTLIDEAVIRVLELKDALGLFENPFKDADPEADEAAGPDPEHRRAARVLAASSVVLLKNDQAALPLQRGMKIGLAGPFATSVQVLGGWSGTVKDSAVSLYEGIVRKTSAADVLTAMTGELGSMLEGVFDVEDETEDAYNRLKDCDVILAAVGENQHDTGEGASKSGLRLSTNQEKLILRLKETGKRVVTIVFSGRPLELKPVLEASDALVQAWFLGSESGNALADVLFGDYNPSGRLSMSFPYSVGQIPVYYNAYQTGRPFDPGYPQIRYVSRYLDCPNDPLFCFGYGLSYSSFEYSSFSVENTGDTIASVVVENTSDIAGKETVQLYIRDVSASVVRPVKELKGFLQVSLAAHEKRQVSFTVTRDMLMFYGRDNQYVFEPGEFDIMIGRNSGDHFTQRVWIG